The window tataaatttattaagctTCACAGCTTCATTGCCTTTATAATAAACagctgattttattttaatttatcatctaaCCTCAAAAAAAGTATTCATCATCATTCACACACACACTCGTTGTTTGtctcttgaaaatttatttaatcacaaattataataatttatcatacgtattattaaaaaaaaattattatacgataaataattgaatttttttttaaataatgacaaCTGCCAGTAGAATAATTTGGCGTACAATTCGTGTATTTAATTATCCAAGATGTTGTATGTTAAACAACAACGTgacatcattatcatcttgtgttaaaattaataataaaaaaaatataatattaacatcaACAAGATCAATAAGtacaagtaaatattattaccatGAAAATGATGTTATTGAAGAAGAAgttaaagctaaaaaaaaaaaaatatttatacctaaaataacattattatcagaaaaagatgaaatatCAGTTATGACACTTGATGAAGCACAAAAATTAGCTAAAAGAAgagcattaaaattaataaaaattgttgattttgataCTAAAACAGAAAGaccaatttataaattaatgaatattagtgattttattaaagaagaaaataaagcTAAAGCTGAAGCTAAAGAAGTTAAAGAAAATTCTATAAAAGaagataaaacaataacaGTATCAAGTAAAATTGGTGATCATGatttaaatactaaaattaaaagtatgcTTAAAATGTTAGGTAAAAGACATGGTATTAGAGCTGTTATATCTGTTGAT is drawn from Aphidius gifuensis isolate YNYX2018 linkage group LG3, ASM1490517v1, whole genome shotgun sequence and contains these coding sequences:
- the LOC122852227 gene encoding uncharacterized protein LOC122852227, coding for MTTASRIIWRTIRVFNYPRCCMLNNNVTSLSSCVKINNKKNIILTSTRSISTSKYYYHENDVIEEEVKAKKKKIFIPKITLLSEKDEISVMTLDEAQKLAKRRALKLIKIVDFDTKTERPIYKLMNISDFIKEENKAKAEAKEVKENSIKEDKTITVSSKIGDHDLNTKIKSMLKMLGKRHGIRAVISVDGSQEKADEVRNKIIESCKEVAKVVTKSDAAHNFKVTMRPIMQKAKDKVLNDEKSNEPEQKEQE